GACGTTCGCGGCGCCGCCGGCGTGCAAAACGGAGTGCGACGTGTGCGTCAGTCCGCGTGCCGGCCAGAAGAGGCCGGTAACGTCAGCGACGGACGCCAAAAATGTATGAAGAAGATGGGGAGCAGGGATGTTCATCGACACTCGTACGGTTGCGCAAAACACGGTTATCGAAACGACGGTCTGCATCATCGGCGGTGGGGTCGCCGGGATCACGCTCGCGCGTGAGATGTCGAGGGCGGGCGTGGATGCCTGTCTGCTCGAAAGCGGCGGTTTCGGACCCGACGACGAAACCCGCGATCTGTATCGCGGCGAAAACGCGGGCCTGCCGTATACCTTCGCGGACGGCTCGCGCAGCCGTTATTTCGGCGGCAGCAGCAACTGCTGGGGCGGCTGGTGCCGCCCGCTCGATCCGTGGGACTTCGAGAAGCGCGACTGGATCGCGCACAGCGGCTGGCCGTTCGGCCTCGACGAGCTCGCGCCGTACTACGCGCGCACGCACGAACTGCTGAAGCTCGGTCCGCAGAATTTCGATCCGGCCTACTGGGAGCGCGAGATCGGCCGTCCGGACGTGCGCCGCGTGCCGCTCGCGAGCGGCGACATGCGCGATACGGTCGCGCAGTTCAGCCCGCCGCTGCGCTTCGGCAAGGTGTATCGCGACGAACTGTTGCAGTCGCAACGAGTGCGCGTGTTCCTCTACGCGAACGTGTTGAATATCGATGCCGATGCGGCCGGCACCACGATCACCCGCGTGCAGGTCGGCACGATCAGCGGCCGGCGTCTGACGGTGCAGGCGAAGATTTTCGTGCTCGCCACCGGCGGCATCGAAAACGCGCGCCTGCTGCTCGCGTCGAACGACGTGCAGGCCGCCGGGCTCGGCAATGCGCACGATCTGGTGGGCCGCTATTTCATGGACCATCCGCGCATGATGTCGGGCAAGGTGCGTTTCCGTCCGGGCAACGCGCGCAACAAGCTCTACGACATCAAGTATCACTACCAGAACCCGGCGGTGTCGGCGCACGGCACCAAGATCTCGTCGCAGTTCGCGCCGACGGCCGAATGGATGGAGCGCGAAAAGCTGCTCAACTCGCGCGTGTGGCTGTATTCGAAGTGGTACGGCGAAGGCAGCGCGGCGTCCGAGGCGTTGATTCACTGCAAGGAGGCGTTGTTGCAGAAGGATCAGCCGGGCCGCAGCCTGAAGCGCGATATCCAGACGATGATCGCGCATCCGCTGCATACGGTCGGGTTCGGTCTGACGCGGCTGCTGCAATGGCCGGCGCTGATTTCCGACGTGACCTTGCAGGCGATCGTCGAGGCGGTGCCTGATCCGGACAGCCGCGTGACCTTGTCGCCCGACAAGCGCGACCGCTTCGGCATGCCGCGCGTACGCGTCGAATGGCGTCTGGGCGAGCAGGTGCAGCGCACGTTCGACAAGACCTTCGCGCTGCTCGCGCAGGAGCTGCAAACGGCCGGCATCGCCGACGTCCAGCTCGACGCGCCGCTCGAAGGCCGCACGTGGCCGGTGAAACTCGAAGGCACGTGGCATCACATGGGCACCACACGCATGCACGATTCGCCGCGCGAAGGCGTGGTGGACCGCGACTGCAAGGTGCACGGCATCAGCAATCTGTATATCGGCGGCAGTTCGGTGTTCCCGACCGTCGGCGCGAATTTCCCGACCATCACGATCTCGGCGCTGTCGTTGCGGCTCGCTGGGCATCTGGTGCGGCAGCTCGATCTGCCGGATATCGTCGGCAATACGCGCGGCGACGCGGCCAACGGTCCGGCCAGGTCGATGCAGGCGACGCCGCAGGTCGAGACGCTGCCGATCGCCGCGTCCACGTTGACGCCGTTGATGAAGGAACAGTGAGGTTGGACCCGGTGGCGTACGCTGAATGGCGTCGCCGGGTCGTGCTGGAGGGGTCTGGCTTTTCGGGGGTGGCGGGATTCATGAGGTGATGGCCGCATGAATCCCGTTTGCCGTTTACGAACTCTGCTGGGCCGTTTCGCGCATCGTGGCGAGCGGGGTGTCGCGTGCTTCGGCGGGTGCGCCGCGGGTTTCCAGCAGCGTGGTCAATGCGCTCACCATCGTTTCGATCCGGAAGCGCGCGTCGAAGGTGCGCGAGGCTTGCGCGCGCATCGCGGCGCGCGCGTCGTCGTCGAGCTCGAGCCAGCGCAGCAGACTCTTTTCCGTACCGTCGACGGTATCCGGCGCCACCATGCCGGCGCCGTCCGCTTCGATTTCGCGCCACACGTTGACCTTGTCGGAGATCAGCGTCGGCAGTCCGCAACCGAGCGCCTCGGCCACCGCGACGCCGAAGTTCTCCTGATGCGACGGCAGCACGAACACATCGCTTGCATGAAACGCTCCCCACTTCAGGTCGCCTTGCAGCATGCCGGGCAGGCTCAGACGCTGGGCGACACCGGCCGCCTGCGCCTGGCTGCGCAGCGTCGCGCCCCAGCCGGTTTCGTCCGGACCGGCGATCACCAGATGCAAGGACGGATCGCGGCTCGCGACCCGCGCGAACGCATCGATCAGCAGATCGCAACCCTTCTTCGCATGCACGCGGCCGAGGAACAGCACGATGCGTTTGCCGCGCAAACCAGGCACGGCCTGAAGGAACGCCTCGCGCAACGGCGCGCCGTCGAGCGCGGGCACCGCCGCGCCGAACGGCACGATCTGTTCGCGCGCGCGATACAGCCAGAACGACTGGTGGGCGCGTGTGCGTTCTTCCTCGGTGGTGTAGATCACCGTGTGCGCGTCGCGCAGCACGCGATATTCCGCCCACGGCCAGTACAGCCACTTCTTCATGTGCTTGAGCGGATAGGCTTGCTTGAACCACGGGTCGAGCATGCCATGTACGTACACGTAGTACGGCACGCCGCTGTGGTGCAGCGCTTTCCAGGCCGCGAAGCCGTGGTATTGCCAGAGGCCGTGCACGATCACCGCGTCGAAGCGCTTCGCGTTCGCGGCGAGCCACGGCGCGAGGCGCGGGTTGTAGCCGTAGCGGCTGCGCGCCGGGCCGAACGTATGGACGGCGAACGGGAAGGTCGCGAGGTAGGCGTCGCCGGGCGCGTCGCAGGTTGCCACTTCGATGTCGTGACCGGCGTCGCGCATCGCGATGCCGCTGCGGCGCACGCCTTCGACGGGGCCCCCCGCGCGGGGATCGACACTGGCAAGCAGATGGAGGATTTTCATCGGGCGATCGTCGGTCGGTTATCGGGCGGTTATCAGCCGGTTATCGGGCGTTTGTCCGGCCGGTCAGGAATGCCGGGTCCCGGACGCCGGCGTATTGCGCGGCGCGAGCGCACCGAGCGATTTCGTGTCGTGCGCGGAGTTGGCCTGACGCGGCGCGGTGAGCGCGGCCGGCAGATCGGCGCGGCCCATGCCGGGATGAATCCGCCCCGGCAGGTCGGGCATCATCGCCGGCCGCCAGTTGGGTGGACTGCGCGGACGCCGCACGCGGGCCGGCAGCGCGCGCTGCAAACGCGCGTAGGTGGCGACCATCAGGCCGAGACCGATGCCGAACACGAGACCGGAAAAACGCGGGCCAAGCGGATTGCCGCCGATCGTGGTCGCGGGCAACGCGGCGAACAGCAGGATCGCGCGGCCCAGCACCGGCAGCATCGGCGCATCGGGAACGACCGCGCGCCAGTACCGGTACGCGAAGATGCAGACGACCATTGCGGCCAGCGTCGCCAGCGGCATGCCGATGCCGAACAGCAGCCCGCCCGCGAAGAACTGATAGACCCAGAAGTTGTGACCGGCCGCCCACTCGTTGATCGCGTAGAAATCTTCGTCGGTGATCTGCCCGACGAGGTCCGGCAGATAGAGCGGCGAGTAATGGTAGTAGTGCCCGTAGCCTTCGCCGAACAGCACCGTTTCCGGCGACGAGGTCACCTGGTCGTACTGGTCGCGCATTTCGGCGAGCCGCGTGACCGTGGTCGGGTCCTTGCCGGAAATGGTTTCGTGCGACACGAAAATCCGTTCGGTCCAGTGTTCGGCGACTTCCGGAAAACACAGCGCCGAGACGCCGGCGATGCCGGCAAGCACGCCGCCGATCACGATGGTGCGTCCGAACGCGCGCCAGATATGCCGGAGAGTCGGCGCGCTCATCAGCATCGCGAGCAGGAACAGCAGCACGGTGCCGAGCAGCAGACTGCGGGTCACGCTCAGCAGTTCGATCACGATGGTGATGCCGAACACGCCCAGGTTGAACATCGTGAAGCGCCGCGCCACGACGAATTCGTGCAGCAGCACCGCTTGCAGACCGAGCAGGGTGACGGAGACGATCCGGTAGCGGACTTCTTCCAGACTGCCGCTGGTCGCGATACCGTAGACGAGGGTGAACAGCGCGCTGATCAGGTTGCCGACATACAGCGAGCGTTCGAATTGCGTGAGACGGAATTCGCTCCACGGCCGGCACGCGACGAGGTAGCCGAGCAGAAACAGCACGAACGGCAGCAGCGTGCGCAGATAGTTACCGACGTCGTTGTCCTGCACGAATTGCGCGACTACGCTGCCGAATACGCACAGCATCATGCTGGCGGTGACGATGGTGCGTAACCGGGAACGCTCGCGAAAACGCGGCGCGATCAGCAGCAGCGCGAGACCTGCCGCGAACGACGGCACCACGAAGACGAATTGCGCCCAATGGCCGGTGTTCGCATCGGTCGCCTTGTAGTCGAACGCGAGCGGCAGCAGAAAAATCCAGATCCAGGGCGTTGCATACTGGTGGCGCATTGCTGAGTTCCCTCCCCCGTTGCGGTCGATTCGCCGTCCGTCTGCAGCGGACGGTCTCGCATCAGGCCATTCTCCGGGAATCTCCCAATCCGTTAGTTGGCTGGACCGCATTCGTCGCCGATTGCCTGGGTTCTGGCGACAGCGGCAAGTGCACTTCCTGCAAGACGCGAGCACACTGGCTCAGGTTGTCGTCGAACGCATTGAAGTTGGCGCGCATGCACGCACGCCGCCACCCAAGATGCCGGAAGGGAGGGCATGCGATCGACAGGGATCGCCTGCACAAGGTAACAGGGGAACAACATGAAATTATTCGGCGGGGCGAAGCCAACGGTGCGGGGACGGTCGATCGAACTCGATTTCGTACGCGGCATCGCAATCATCATGGTGATGGGATTTCACTTCCATGCCGTGCACACCGGCAATTATCTGATCCAGGTTATTGAGTATCCACTGAAGAGTTTCGGCCGCGAAGGTGTGAATCTGTTCTTCACGTTGAGCGGGTTTCTGGTCGGCGGCTTGTTGCTGCGGCAGTACGCGGAAACCGGACATGTCGACGCGCGACGTTTCATCATCCGGCGGATTTTCCGTATCTGGCCCGCGTACTACGTGTTGATCGCCTTCCACGTGCTGGCGGGGCGGCATCCGTGGAATACCTTCCTCGTGCAGAACCTCACCCATCTGCAAAATTATCTCGGCACGTCGATTACCCAGACCTGGAGTCTCGCGGTCGAGGAGCACTTCTATCTCGTGCTGCCCGCGTTGCTGCTGCTGTTCGCGCGCTGGCGTCTGAGCGCATGGACCATCGTCGGCGTGTTGAGCGGCATCTGCGCGGTGGTGCTGACCGCGCGCTGCTTCGCGGTCGCGGGCGGCGATCTCGACGGCGCGTTCGCGTACACGCAATACCGGATCGACAGTTTGCTGGTCGGCGTGATTCTCTCGGCGATCTACTGGATGAAGCCCGGCGTCTATCACCAGCTCGCCAGGCGCAAGGCGTTCCTGATCGTGTGCGTCGCGATTCTGTGCGCGTGGCTCGTGCTCGCGACCAGGAATTTCGCGCTCGACGAAAGCATCGGCTACACGATCCAGGCACTCGGTTTCGCCGCGTTGATCGTGCTGGTGCTCGAATACTCCGGATCGATGCGCGAATCGTGGATCTATCGCGGCGTGGCCTGGGTCGGTCTGTATTCGTACGGGATCTACCTGTGGCATTCGCTGGCGCTCGCACCGGGCGACATGCTGATCCGCAAGACCACCGCGATGGGTTTCCCGCCGAGTCTGATCTGGGTGATCGCGCTGAGCGCGCAGTTCGCGCTCGCGATCTTCATCGGCTACGTGACCACGCGCGCGATCGAGTACCCGTTCCTGCTGATGCGCAATGCGCTGTTCCCGGAAAAGCGCAGCAGCTCGGTGCGCGAACAGGTGCCGGCTGGGAGCCAGGTGTCGTGAGGGTGTAGTCGTGAGGGTGTAGAAACGAAAAGGCCTCCATCGAATCGATGGAGGCCTTTTCGTTTTACGGCGCGGCTACGTTATTTTTCGAGCCAACCGGTTTTTTCCATCGGCAAGCATGCCCGCACGCTCAGGCCATCTGCTGCAGCAAGGTCTGCTTGAATTCCCCCAGCGTATGCCGCGACAGCAATTCCTCGCGAGCCGGCGGCACCGCGTCGTCCGGATGCGGCCACGAGGTCATCGTCTCCGTGATCGCGCGGCCGATCGACGCCGAACTCAGATCGCTCAGGATCGGCCCCAGTTCGCAGCGCCGGCTGAACCAGCCGATCAGTCCATCCTCGGTCGCGATCACCGGCTTGCCGAAGCGGTACGCCTGCACCAGCACGCCGCTCATCCCGTAGTGGCCTTTGTAGCCGAGCCACACCGCGTCGCAGGCGGAGAACAGATCGCGTTCGACGTCGGTGGAAATGAACTCGTCGAGCACCAGCGGCGCGGGCGTCAAACTGCGGATGTGGTTGCGCATGAAGTGGCGCGTCACGTCGTCCTGTTCGCCGGCGACGATCAGCGCCGGCGCATGCTCCAGCCGCGTCAGCGCGTGCACTAGTTCGTAGATGCCCTTGCGCTCGGTGATCGCACCGTAGACGAGCAGGTAGCGCTGCGCCGGATCGAGACCGAGGCGCTCGCGCGCGAGCAGCGGATTTTCCGCGCGCTCGTCGGGGAACGGATCGGCCACGTAGGCGACTTTCGCGGTGTTTTTCGACGTATGGCGTGCCGCCCATTCGGGCAAGGTCGGGTCGATGGTCAGCAGCGTGCGCAGACCGGTCGCCCGAATCGAGCGCTTGAAGAGCTGCGCCTTGATCGCGTTGACGAGCGGCCGGTCCGGCGCCTTGATGCCGACCTGATGATGATGAAAGGTCGCGCGCATCGTGATGCCGATCCACGGTGTCTTGCCGAACGGCGAGCCGAGAAACGGCAGCGCGTGAAAAAAGTAATCGACGTAAGGCACGACCACGAGACGAATGCTCTGCGTGCGGCCGAGGATCGTATGGACCCGCTTGAAATAGCGGTGAAAGCGCCAGTACTCGTTCGGATCGCGCAGCCCGCGCGGCCGTTCCTCGGGATCGACGAAGGCGATCTGCTGATCCGGGCGATTGGCCGCGGTGATCTGGCGCGCGAGCCGGTGATCTTCGTTCGCGCATTCGGTCACGAGCATGCACGGATAGCCGGCTTCCGCGCAGGCCTGCATGGTCCACTCGACATAGCGCCAGCGGTGACCGGTCAGATTCGGTTCCACAATCAGGACGTAGGCTTGTTCCATCGGATCGGTAGCCCCATGCGGGAGTGAGGGAAAAATGGCCGACGCCG
The sequence above is a segment of the Paraburkholderia sp. D15 genome. Coding sequences within it:
- a CDS encoding GMC family oxidoreductase, whose protein sequence is MFIDTRTVAQNTVIETTVCIIGGGVAGITLAREMSRAGVDACLLESGGFGPDDETRDLYRGENAGLPYTFADGSRSRYFGGSSNCWGGWCRPLDPWDFEKRDWIAHSGWPFGLDELAPYYARTHELLKLGPQNFDPAYWEREIGRPDVRRVPLASGDMRDTVAQFSPPLRFGKVYRDELLQSQRVRVFLYANVLNIDADAAGTTITRVQVGTISGRRLTVQAKIFVLATGGIENARLLLASNDVQAAGLGNAHDLVGRYFMDHPRMMSGKVRFRPGNARNKLYDIKYHYQNPAVSAHGTKISSQFAPTAEWMEREKLLNSRVWLYSKWYGEGSAASEALIHCKEALLQKDQPGRSLKRDIQTMIAHPLHTVGFGLTRLLQWPALISDVTLQAIVEAVPDPDSRVTLSPDKRDRFGMPRVRVEWRLGEQVQRTFDKTFALLAQELQTAGIADVQLDAPLEGRTWPVKLEGTWHHMGTTRMHDSPREGVVDRDCKVHGISNLYIGGSSVFPTVGANFPTITISALSLRLAGHLVRQLDLPDIVGNTRGDAANGPARSMQATPQVETLPIAASTLTPLMKEQ
- a CDS encoding glycosyltransferase; amino-acid sequence: MEQAYVLIVEPNLTGHRWRYVEWTMQACAEAGYPCMLVTECANEDHRLARQITAANRPDQQIAFVDPEERPRGLRDPNEYWRFHRYFKRVHTILGRTQSIRLVVVPYVDYFFHALPFLGSPFGKTPWIGITMRATFHHHQVGIKAPDRPLVNAIKAQLFKRSIRATGLRTLLTIDPTLPEWAARHTSKNTAKVAYVADPFPDERAENPLLARERLGLDPAQRYLLVYGAITERKGIYELVHALTRLEHAPALIVAGEQDDVTRHFMRNHIRSLTPAPLVLDEFISTDVERDLFSACDAVWLGYKGHYGMSGVLVQAYRFGKPVIATEDGLIGWFSRRCELGPILSDLSSASIGRAITETMTSWPHPDDAVPPAREELLSRHTLGEFKQTLLQQMA
- a CDS encoding glycosyltransferase → MKILHLLASVDPRAGGPVEGVRRSGIAMRDAGHDIEVATCDAPGDAYLATFPFAVHTFGPARSRYGYNPRLAPWLAANAKRFDAVIVHGLWQYHGFAAWKALHHSGVPYYVYVHGMLDPWFKQAYPLKHMKKWLYWPWAEYRVLRDAHTVIYTTEEERTRAHQSFWLYRAREQIVPFGAAVPALDGAPLREAFLQAVPGLRGKRIVLFLGRVHAKKGCDLLIDAFARVASRDPSLHLVIAGPDETGWGATLRSQAQAAGVAQRLSLPGMLQGDLKWGAFHASDVFVLPSHQENFGVAVAEALGCGLPTLISDKVNVWREIEADGAGMVAPDTVDGTEKSLLRWLELDDDARAAMRAQASRTFDARFRIETMVSALTTLLETRGAPAEARDTPLATMRETAQQSS
- a CDS encoding acyltransferase gives rise to the protein MKLFGGAKPTVRGRSIELDFVRGIAIIMVMGFHFHAVHTGNYLIQVIEYPLKSFGREGVNLFFTLSGFLVGGLLLRQYAETGHVDARRFIIRRIFRIWPAYYVLIAFHVLAGRHPWNTFLVQNLTHLQNYLGTSITQTWSLAVEEHFYLVLPALLLLFARWRLSAWTIVGVLSGICAVVLTARCFAVAGGDLDGAFAYTQYRIDSLLVGVILSAIYWMKPGVYHQLARRKAFLIVCVAILCAWLVLATRNFALDESIGYTIQALGFAALIVLVLEYSGSMRESWIYRGVAWVGLYSYGIYLWHSLALAPGDMLIRKTTAMGFPPSLIWVIALSAQFALAIFIGYVTTRAIEYPFLLMRNALFPEKRSSSVREQVPAGSQVS